Proteins from a single region of Nocardiopsis dassonvillei subsp. dassonvillei DSM 43111:
- a CDS encoding SDR family NAD(P)-dependent oxidoreductase, producing the protein MPSDDLSQPGRHDPRRSRAGRAVLVTGAARGIGRAVATAFAELGDRVAVHYATRRAEAEATLAGLPGEGHVLLRADIADPDAAADLVGRAVARLGGLDVLVNNAAVNTAHPLATTSYEQWQRAWRTTLDVNVLGAANTSYLAARHMIDHGVRGRIVNVGSRGAYRGEPDHPAYGASKAALHSLGQSLAVALAPHGITVASVAPGFVETERVADRLTDRVRADSPFGRVASPEEVAAAVRYLASPEAVWSSGAVLDVNGASYLR; encoded by the coding sequence ATGCCATCGGATGACCTCTCCCAGCCCGGCCGCCACGACCCCCGCCGGAGCCGGGCGGGCCGCGCCGTCCTGGTCACCGGTGCCGCCCGGGGCATCGGCCGGGCCGTGGCCACCGCGTTCGCGGAGCTGGGCGACCGGGTCGCCGTGCACTACGCGACCCGCCGCGCCGAGGCCGAGGCCACCCTGGCCGGACTCCCCGGCGAGGGGCACGTCCTCCTCCGGGCCGACATCGCCGACCCCGACGCGGCCGCCGACCTGGTCGGGCGGGCGGTCGCCCGCCTGGGCGGGCTCGACGTCCTGGTCAACAACGCCGCGGTCAACACCGCCCACCCCCTGGCCACGACCTCCTACGAGCAGTGGCAGCGGGCCTGGCGGACCACCCTGGACGTGAACGTGCTCGGCGCCGCCAACACCAGCTACCTGGCCGCACGGCACATGATCGACCACGGGGTGCGCGGCCGCATCGTCAACGTCGGATCGCGGGGCGCCTACCGGGGCGAGCCCGACCACCCGGCCTACGGCGCGAGCAAGGCCGCGCTGCACTCCCTGGGCCAGTCGCTGGCCGTCGCCCTGGCCCCGCACGGCATCACCGTGGCCTCCGTGGCGCCCGGGTTCGTGGAGACCGAACGCGTGGCCGACCGCCTCACCGACCGGGTGCGCGCCGACAGCCCCTTCGGGCGCGTGGCCTCCCCCGAGGAGGTCGCCGCGGCCGTGCGCTACCTGGCCTCGCCCGAGGCGGTGTGGTCCTCCGGCGCCGTCCTGGACGTCAACGGCGCCTCGTACCTGCGCTGA
- a CDS encoding DUF5685 family protein codes for MFGILRPCRHTLSDGLAEEWMSHMCGLCLALRDDHGQASRIATNYDGLVVSVLAAAQSEECAGTRRAGRCPLRGMRGAEVADGSGARLAAAVSLMLASAKIADHIEDGDGPYARRGVRALAGRVAERWRRDAREAGAGLGFDGAGLVAVVDRQREAESSAGPGTDVLAVTRPTEEATGEAFAHTAVLAGRPANAEPLREAGRLFGRVAHLLDAVEDREEDGRKGAWNPLTATGTGLGRARELCDDAVLGVRLALEEAGFVDDRLVRALLVVELRRAVDRVFAQGGYPHPGQHHNHQSHHQSHRQAHHQNPHQAHHQQPPHQWGGDGHGAHGGRHGGGRGGGSGGEGSGSGGARKRSGCCDSCSCDTPELRHPPKQRGVLAGCAVALFMCGTCQFCCRDPHPGPWSGKPRNSWCEACECCNCCNCCECCNCCD; via the coding sequence GTGTTCGGAATCCTGCGTCCCTGTCGGCACACGTTGTCCGACGGGCTGGCCGAGGAGTGGATGTCGCACATGTGCGGGCTGTGCCTGGCACTGCGCGACGACCACGGCCAGGCGTCCCGGATCGCCACCAACTACGACGGCCTGGTGGTGTCGGTCCTGGCCGCGGCGCAGTCCGAGGAGTGCGCGGGCACGCGCCGGGCGGGCCGCTGCCCCCTGCGCGGCATGCGCGGGGCCGAGGTCGCCGACGGCTCCGGCGCGCGCCTGGCGGCGGCGGTGTCGCTGATGCTGGCCTCGGCCAAGATCGCCGACCACATCGAGGACGGCGACGGCCCCTACGCCCGCCGCGGCGTGCGCGCGCTCGCCGGACGGGTGGCCGAGCGCTGGCGGCGCGACGCGCGCGAGGCGGGCGCCGGGCTCGGGTTCGACGGCGCGGGGCTGGTCGCGGTGGTCGACCGGCAGCGGGAGGCCGAGTCCTCGGCGGGACCGGGCACCGACGTCCTGGCGGTGACCCGGCCGACCGAGGAGGCCACCGGCGAGGCGTTCGCGCACACCGCCGTCCTGGCGGGGCGGCCCGCCAATGCCGAACCCCTGCGCGAGGCGGGACGCCTGTTCGGCCGCGTCGCCCACCTGCTGGACGCGGTGGAGGACCGTGAGGAGGACGGGCGCAAGGGTGCCTGGAACCCACTCACGGCCACCGGCACCGGGCTCGGCCGGGCCCGTGAACTGTGCGACGACGCCGTCCTGGGCGTGCGGCTGGCGTTGGAGGAGGCCGGGTTCGTCGACGACCGCCTGGTCCGCGCGCTTCTGGTGGTGGAACTGCGCCGGGCCGTCGACCGCGTCTTCGCCCAGGGCGGATATCCGCACCCGGGTCAGCACCACAACCACCAGTCCCACCATCAGTCCCACCGCCAGGCCCACCACCAGAACCCCCACCAGGCCCACCACCAGCAGCCGCCCCACCAGTGGGGAGGTGACGGGCACGGGGCTCACGGCGGTCGCCACGGCGGCGGGCGCGGGGGAGGCTCCGGCGGTGAGGGTTCCGGTTCGGGCGGGGCGCGGAAGAGGAGCGGCTGCTGCGACTCCTGTTCGTGCGACACCCCCGAACTCCGGCACCCGCCCAAGCAGCGGGGCGTCCTGGCGGGTTGCGCGGTGGCGCTGTTCATGTGCGGAACATGCCAATTCTGCTGTCGCGATCCCCACCCCGGGCCGTGGTCGGGCAAACCGCGGAACTCCTGGTGTGAAGCCTGCGAGTGCTGCAACTGCTGTAATTGCTGTGAGTGCTGCAACTGTTGCGACTGA
- a CDS encoding NAD(P)-dependent alcohol dehydrogenase — translation MRAALYDRYGGPEVLYEGTVAKPDAGPGEVLVRVHAASVNGGELLGRAGRVRPVTGLAGRGFPKRTGIDFAGEVVETGSGVSGYAPGDRVWGALPRTFGSAAEFVAVAPRQLAPAPAGIDLVEAAALPGVGTTAVTALRDKARLAPGERLLVRGASGGVGSVAVQLGRAYGAHVTALAGAKNLDLVRELGADEAFDYARTEPEDLPPFDVVLDTVGTGMGAYRRRLTRNGRMVTITFDIERVLASLSYVAASAVFGPRRIRAFSGDPGHELFAELTRLTESGAVRPVVDRVLPLAEIAEAHRALEAGGIRGKVVVRVLGPRA, via the coding sequence ATGCGCGCGGCCCTGTACGACCGGTACGGCGGCCCGGAGGTGCTGTACGAGGGCACGGTCGCCAAACCCGACGCCGGTCCGGGAGAGGTGCTGGTGCGAGTGCACGCCGCCAGCGTGAACGGCGGCGAGCTGCTGGGCCGTGCGGGCAGGGTGCGCCCGGTGACCGGGCTGGCCGGGAGGGGCTTTCCGAAGCGGACCGGGATCGACTTCGCGGGCGAGGTGGTCGAGACGGGTTCCGGCGTCTCCGGGTACGCGCCGGGGGACCGGGTGTGGGGCGCGCTGCCCAGAACGTTCGGCAGCGCGGCCGAGTTCGTGGCCGTCGCGCCCCGGCAGCTGGCCCCGGCACCGGCCGGGATCGACCTGGTCGAGGCCGCGGCCCTGCCCGGCGTCGGCACGACGGCCGTGACCGCGCTGCGGGACAAGGCCCGTCTCGCCCCGGGAGAGCGGCTGCTGGTGCGGGGGGCGAGCGGCGGGGTGGGCAGCGTCGCCGTCCAGCTCGGCCGGGCCTACGGCGCCCACGTCACCGCGCTGGCCGGGGCCAAGAACCTGGACCTCGTGCGGGAGCTGGGCGCCGACGAGGCCTTCGACTACGCGCGCACCGAACCGGAGGACCTGCCGCCGTTCGACGTCGTCCTGGACACGGTGGGGACCGGGATGGGCGCCTACCGCAGGCGGCTGACCCGGAACGGGCGCATGGTCACGATCACCTTCGACATCGAGCGCGTGCTCGCGTCGCTCTCCTACGTCGCCGCCTCGGCCGTCTTCGGCCCGCGCCGGATCCGCGCGTTCAGCGGCGACCCCGGGCACGAGCTGTTCGCCGAGCTGACCCGCCTGACCGAGTCCGGAGCCGTGCGCCCCGTCGTGGACAGGGTCCTTCCCCTGGCCGAGATCGCCGAGGCCCACCGGGCGCTGGAGGCCGGAGGGATCCGGGGCAAGGTGGTGGTGCGCGTGCTCGGACCGCGGGCCTGA
- a CDS encoding SMI1/KNR4 family protein, whose product MDTSTDVWAGVRERVRELARAPGAREVFGAGSHRFALLEPLTPEELAEAEGQLGIRLPTGYREFLLRVGAGGAGPAHGVFPLVRGVDGRWRWHGDGADLVAPARLAEPFPSTGPDPRSLAALRAEEPVEEDFGDGEEFDRVYEAWDARMADLLWAEERTVGALCLCHLGCALRQWLVVTGPEAGRMWSDGRVDDEDLTPLTGGDGAPLTFTDWYLGWLEEASRAVAVRS is encoded by the coding sequence ATGGACACGAGTACGGATGTGTGGGCGGGAGTCCGCGAACGGGTGCGGGAACTGGCGCGGGCGCCCGGTGCCCGGGAGGTCTTCGGTGCCGGTTCCCACCGCTTCGCACTGCTGGAACCGCTGACCCCGGAGGAACTGGCCGAGGCGGAGGGGCAGCTGGGCATCCGCCTGCCGACGGGGTACCGGGAGTTCCTGCTCAGGGTGGGCGCCGGCGGAGCGGGGCCCGCACACGGTGTCTTCCCCCTGGTCAGAGGGGTGGACGGTCGGTGGCGGTGGCACGGCGACGGCGCGGACCTGGTCGCCCCGGCGCGGCTGGCGGAGCCGTTCCCGTCCACCGGTCCCGACCCGCGCTCCCTGGCCGCCCTGCGGGCCGAGGAGCCCGTCGAGGAGGACTTCGGGGACGGTGAGGAGTTCGACCGGGTCTACGAGGCCTGGGACGCGCGCATGGCTGACCTGCTGTGGGCCGAGGAGCGTACCGTCGGCGCGCTGTGCCTGTGCCACCTGGGCTGCGCGCTGCGGCAGTGGCTGGTCGTGACCGGCCCCGAGGCCGGGCGGATGTGGAGCGACGGCCGTGTCGACGACGAAGACCTCACGCCGCTCACCGGCGGGGACGGCGCGCCCCTGACCTTCACGGACTGGTACCTGGGGTGGCTGGAGGAGGCCTCCCGGGCCGTGGCGGTCCGGTCCTGA
- a CDS encoding AI-2E family transporter produces MHTSTTPPGSARPDRGGGMPRWLPRAMLLALWLVTAFGLTLWLFVRLQSLIMLLLISLFLALALEPAVNWLHRHRWPRGPATGLVMLLVLALTVVFLSLLGSMLVGQILAFVSEIPAMIRAALAWVNTTFDTSYSPTTLLNEISSASGLIEQYASGIANNVWGAGTTVLALLFNALTIALFTFYLCADGPRFRRVICSVLPPRTQREVLRAWEIAITKTGGYLYSRALLALVCSGAHYVVLVALDIPFAFALALWVGVLSQFIPTVGTYIGGVVPVLVALMEGIWPAVWVLVFIVVYQQFENYLLQPRITARTLDMHPAVAFGSVLAGVAILGAPGALLALPMGASMQAFLGTYIRRYEVAEHPLLSDAEEDGKGGKPSPDPVAPVSEGDGGDARPPGPREREGGEGP; encoded by the coding sequence TTGCACACGAGCACCACACCGCCCGGGTCCGCGCGCCCCGACCGCGGCGGCGGCATGCCGCGCTGGCTCCCCCGGGCCATGCTGCTGGCCCTGTGGCTGGTCACCGCGTTCGGCCTCACCCTGTGGCTGTTCGTCCGGTTGCAGAGCCTCATCATGCTGCTGCTGATCTCGCTGTTCCTCGCCCTGGCGCTGGAACCGGCGGTCAACTGGCTCCACCGGCACCGCTGGCCGCGCGGGCCCGCCACCGGGCTGGTGATGCTGCTGGTACTGGCGCTGACCGTGGTGTTCCTCAGTCTGCTCGGGTCGATGCTGGTCGGCCAGATCCTGGCCTTCGTCTCCGAGATCCCCGCGATGATCCGCGCCGCGCTGGCCTGGGTCAACACCACGTTCGACACCTCCTACTCCCCCACCACCCTGCTCAACGAGATCTCCAGCGCCAGCGGGCTGATCGAGCAGTACGCCTCCGGTATCGCCAACAACGTCTGGGGCGCCGGGACGACCGTCCTGGCGCTGCTGTTCAACGCGCTGACGATCGCGCTCTTCACCTTCTACCTGTGCGCCGACGGCCCGCGCTTCCGCCGCGTGATCTGCTCGGTCCTGCCGCCGCGCACCCAGCGCGAGGTGCTGCGGGCCTGGGAGATCGCGATCACCAAGACGGGCGGTTACCTCTACTCCCGTGCGCTGCTGGCCCTGGTCTGCTCGGGCGCGCACTACGTGGTGCTGGTCGCGCTGGACATCCCCTTCGCGTTCGCCCTGGCGCTGTGGGTGGGCGTGCTGTCGCAGTTCATCCCCACCGTGGGCACCTACATCGGCGGGGTCGTCCCGGTGCTCGTGGCGCTGATGGAGGGCATCTGGCCCGCCGTGTGGGTGCTGGTGTTCATCGTCGTCTACCAGCAGTTCGAGAACTACCTGCTCCAGCCGCGCATCACCGCCAGGACCCTGGACATGCACCCGGCGGTGGCGTTCGGCTCGGTCCTGGCGGGCGTGGCCATCCTGGGGGCGCCCGGCGCGCTGCTCGCGCTGCCGATGGGCGCGAGCATGCAGGCGTTCCTGGGGACCTACATCCGGCGCTACGAGGTGGCCGAGCACCCCCTGCTCTCCGACGCCGAGGAGGACGGGAAGGGCGGGAAACCCTCCCCGGATCCGGTGGCCCCGGTCTCCGAGGGCGACGGGGGCGACGCGCGTCCCCCCGGTCCGCGGGAGCGGGAGGGCGGGGAGGGACCGTGA
- a CDS encoding alpha/beta fold hydrolase, protein MDILRRNNVTVTGAADGPTVVLAHGFGCDQNLWRLVVPALAERYRVVLFDYVGSGGSDASAWSEDRYSSLEGYAQDAAEVCEALDLERAVFVGHSVSAMVGVLAARALPERIRALAMVTPSPRYIDDEGYRGGFTAADIDELLASLESNYLGWSSAMAPVIMGNPERPELGQELTTSFCAADPDIARVFARTTFLSDNREDLKGVEVPTLVLECAQDAIAPPEVGAFVHAAIPSSTLVTLDATGHCPQLSAPRATAAALLEFLESLRDAG, encoded by the coding sequence ATGGACATCCTGCGCAGGAACAACGTCACCGTCACCGGTGCGGCCGACGGGCCGACGGTCGTGCTGGCCCACGGGTTCGGCTGTGACCAGAACTTGTGGCGCCTGGTCGTCCCGGCCCTGGCCGAGCGGTACCGGGTGGTGCTGTTCGACTACGTCGGCTCCGGGGGGTCGGACGCCTCCGCCTGGAGCGAGGACAGGTACTCCTCCCTGGAGGGCTACGCCCAGGACGCGGCCGAGGTCTGCGAGGCCCTCGACCTGGAACGGGCGGTGTTCGTGGGGCACTCGGTCAGCGCCATGGTCGGCGTCCTGGCCGCGCGGGCGCTGCCGGAGCGGATCCGGGCGCTGGCGATGGTGACCCCCTCCCCCCGCTACATCGACGACGAGGGCTACCGAGGCGGCTTCACCGCGGCCGACATCGACGAACTGCTGGCCTCGCTGGAGTCGAACTACCTGGGCTGGTCGTCGGCGATGGCACCGGTGATCATGGGCAACCCCGAGCGGCCCGAACTGGGACAGGAGCTGACCACCAGCTTCTGCGCCGCCGACCCCGACATCGCCCGGGTCTTCGCCCGCACCACCTTCCTGTCCGACAACCGCGAGGACCTGAAGGGCGTGGAGGTCCCCACCCTGGTCCTGGAGTGCGCCCAGGACGCCATCGCCCCGCCCGAGGTGGGCGCCTTCGTCCACGCCGCGATCCCCTCCTCCACGCTGGTCACCCTGGACGCCACCGGCCACTGCCCGCAGCTGAGCGCGCCGCGGGCCACCGCGGCGGCGCTGCTGGAGTTCCTGGAGTCCCTCCGGGACGCCGGATGA
- a CDS encoding PP2C family protein-serine/threonine phosphatase, with translation MSGETGPPGAGNGSATDAALSALLEDSAEELYESAPCGYLSTLMDGTVARINATLLRWLGLERAAVVGRMRFTDLLTVGGRLYHETHFAPLLHLRGEVNGIALEMRASDGGRLPVLVSSTVKRDGGGQPLLVRTTVFDATDRRSYEEELLRRRREAEQARAEAERAREEAERARAEAEEAHRRAEADRARLGEALVILQRALLPDTLPDVPGMEAAAYYHTASPYRLGGDFYDLFPLGDGCWAFFLGDVSGKGPEAATLTSQARYVLRTTALHSSEPADALGTLNTALLERYADNGDPRYCTAVFGVLEPDGDAGHVRARLAFGGHPPALALRGDGRAEFLFAPGGMLVGVLPDAHFATVETALAPGDTFVLYTDGLTEARTGAGPDTMYGEEALLSFVARHAPSTAHGVVDALAELLEGFGEGLEDDTALLALGVPAPPSTAPSGTGHHTMSGPR, from the coding sequence ATGAGCGGGGAGACGGGGCCTCCCGGGGCCGGCAACGGCTCCGCCACCGACGCGGCCCTCAGCGCGCTGCTGGAGGACAGCGCCGAGGAACTCTACGAGTCCGCGCCGTGCGGCTACCTGTCCACGCTCATGGACGGCACGGTCGCCAGGATCAACGCGACGCTGCTGAGGTGGCTCGGCCTGGAGCGCGCCGCCGTGGTGGGCCGCATGCGCTTCACCGACCTGCTCACCGTGGGCGGCAGGCTCTACCACGAGACGCACTTCGCGCCCCTGCTGCACCTGCGGGGCGAGGTCAACGGCATCGCCCTGGAGATGCGGGCCTCCGACGGCGGCCGCCTTCCCGTGCTGGTCTCCTCCACCGTCAAGCGCGACGGCGGGGGCCAGCCGCTGCTGGTCCGCACCACCGTCTTCGACGCCACCGACCGCCGCTCCTACGAGGAGGAGCTGCTGCGCCGCCGCAGGGAGGCGGAGCAGGCCCGCGCCGAGGCAGAACGGGCCCGCGAGGAGGCCGAACGGGCCCGCGCCGAGGCCGAGGAGGCGCACCGGCGGGCCGAGGCGGACCGGGCGCGCCTGGGAGAGGCGCTCGTCATCCTCCAGAGGGCCCTGCTGCCCGACACCCTGCCCGACGTTCCGGGCATGGAGGCCGCCGCCTACTACCACACCGCCTCCCCCTACCGGCTGGGCGGCGACTTCTACGACCTCTTCCCGCTCGGTGACGGGTGCTGGGCGTTCTTCCTCGGCGACGTGAGCGGCAAGGGGCCCGAGGCCGCGACCCTGACCTCCCAGGCCCGTTACGTCCTGCGCACCACCGCCCTGCACTCGTCCGAACCCGCGGACGCCCTGGGCACGCTGAACACCGCCCTCCTGGAGCGCTACGCCGACAACGGCGACCCCCGCTACTGCACCGCCGTCTTCGGTGTCCTCGAACCCGACGGCGACGCCGGGCACGTCCGTGCCCGCCTGGCCTTCGGCGGCCACCCCCCGGCGCTGGCCCTGCGCGGGGACGGCCGGGCCGAGTTCCTGTTCGCCCCCGGCGGGATGCTCGTCGGCGTGCTGCCCGACGCCCACTTCGCCACCGTCGAGACCGCCCTCGCCCCCGGCGACACCTTCGTGCTCTACACCGACGGCCTGACCGAGGCCCGCACCGGCGCCGGACCCGACACGATGTACGGCGAGGAGGCCCTGCTCTCCTTCGTCGCGCGGCACGCCCCCTCCACGGCCCACGGCGTCGTCGACGCGCTGGCCGAACTGCTGGAGGGTTTCGGCGAGGGCTTGGAGGACGACACCGCCCTCCTCGCGCTCGGCGTCCCCGCCCCGCCCTCCACCGCCCCGTCCGGAACCGGACACCACACGATGAGCGGTCCACGATGA
- a CDS encoding STAS domain-containing protein, which translates to MSTLTVTRRDSATGPVLDVTGSLDYDHASTLRHEVRLLALESGQCLSIDLSGLDFCDSSGISALLAARQHALAAGADIALLAVPANTLRIMSMVGLNRVFTIHPGTA; encoded by the coding sequence ATGAGCACCCTGACCGTCACCCGCCGAGACAGCGCGACGGGTCCCGTCCTGGACGTGACCGGTTCGCTGGACTACGACCACGCCTCGACCCTGCGCCACGAGGTCCGGCTCCTGGCCCTGGAGTCCGGCCAGTGCCTGTCCATCGACCTGTCCGGCCTGGACTTCTGCGACTCCAGCGGTATCAGCGCCCTGCTGGCCGCCCGTCAGCACGCCCTGGCGGCCGGGGCCGACATAGCCCTGCTCGCCGTCCCCGCCAACACCCTGCGCATCATGAGCATGGTCGGTCTGAACCGGGTCTTCACCATCCACCCCGGCACCGCCTGA
- a CDS encoding isocitrate lyase/PEP mutase family protein has product MASRTAPGSGSADHDRPPPPSGADLPTEPESPGERFRALHLRGAPLLLPNAWDHASAAALAAAGFRAVGTTSLGVAAAAGLPDARGLAREETLRLARGLSRLDVPVSVDVEGGFSASPARVAALAAELKRTGIAGINLEDGLADGGLADTGHQRAVIRAVREAAPTLFLNARTDTRWLPGHAEQTADRAAAYEEAGADGVFVPGLRDEEEIAALAAALRVPLNILHSPDGPPLRVLADLGVRRVSCGSLLFRAALHGALAAAEAVASGLPLPEGVPDYGAVQGLARRFARGSADG; this is encoded by the coding sequence ATGGCTTCCCGAACAGCACCCGGCAGCGGATCCGCCGACCACGACCGCCCGCCTCCGCCCTCCGGCGCCGACCTCCCGACAGAACCGGAGAGCCCCGGCGAGCGTTTCCGCGCCCTGCACCTGCGGGGCGCTCCCCTGCTGCTGCCCAACGCCTGGGACCACGCGTCGGCCGCCGCCCTGGCCGCCGCGGGGTTCCGCGCCGTGGGGACCACCAGCCTGGGTGTGGCCGCGGCGGCCGGGCTGCCCGACGCCCGAGGGCTCGCGCGCGAGGAGACGCTACGGCTCGCCCGCGGCCTGTCCCGGCTGGACGTGCCGGTCAGCGTGGACGTCGAGGGCGGCTTCAGCGCGTCACCGGCACGGGTCGCCGCGCTGGCCGCCGAACTGAAGCGGACGGGGATCGCCGGAATCAACCTGGAGGACGGCCTCGCGGACGGCGGGCTCGCCGACACCGGACACCAGCGGGCGGTGATCCGCGCGGTCAGGGAGGCGGCGCCGACGCTGTTCCTCAACGCGCGCACCGACACCCGCTGGCTGCCCGGCCACGCGGAACAGACCGCCGACCGGGCCGCCGCCTACGAGGAGGCCGGAGCCGACGGGGTGTTCGTGCCCGGCCTGCGCGACGAGGAGGAGATCGCCGCCCTGGCCGCCGCGCTGCGTGTGCCGCTCAACATCCTCCACTCCCCCGACGGCCCGCCGCTGCGGGTCCTCGCAGACCTGGGCGTGCGGCGCGTGAGCTGCGGTTCACTGCTCTTCCGCGCCGCCCTGCACGGGGCCCTGGCGGCGGCCGAGGCGGTGGCGTCGGGCCTTCCCCTCCCCGAGGGCGTCCCGGACTACGGGGCGGTGCAGGGCCTCGCGCGGCGGTTCGCCCGGGGCTCCGCGGACGGATGA
- a CDS encoding DUF1028 domain-containing protein — translation MYAGTFSIVAHDVATGTCGVAVSSRFPAIGALSVFAHAEAGAVATQALINPLLGADALELLRSHSAEEALRRVLDADPDADSRQVAVVDREGRAAAHTGAQAHPWCGHRVGDGYAVAGNILTGADTLDAMAERFEAGAGERMDRRLLGALEAGQAAGGDRRGRQSAALYVHTGHPYPHLDLRVDEHPDPVAELRRIHGVAERELLPFVEAMPTRAHPAGRFERLLDTGDR, via the coding sequence TTGTACGCAGGCACCTTCTCCATCGTCGCCCACGACGTCGCCACCGGAACGTGCGGTGTCGCGGTCAGCAGCCGCTTCCCGGCGATCGGCGCGCTGTCGGTGTTCGCGCACGCGGAGGCGGGGGCGGTCGCCACACAGGCGCTGATCAACCCGCTGCTGGGCGCTGACGCCCTGGAGCTGCTGCGGTCCCACTCCGCCGAGGAGGCGCTGCGCCGGGTCCTGGACGCCGACCCCGACGCCGACTCGCGACAGGTCGCCGTGGTCGACCGGGAGGGACGCGCCGCCGCGCACACCGGCGCGCAGGCGCACCCGTGGTGCGGCCACAGGGTGGGGGACGGGTACGCGGTGGCGGGCAACATCCTGACCGGCGCCGACACGCTCGACGCGATGGCCGAGCGGTTCGAGGCCGGCGCCGGGGAGCGGATGGACCGGCGGCTGCTGGGCGCCCTGGAGGCGGGGCAGGCGGCCGGCGGCGACCGGCGCGGCAGACAGAGCGCCGCGCTGTACGTGCATACCGGCCACCCCTACCCCCACCTGGACCTGAGGGTGGACGAGCACCCCGACCCGGTGGCCGAGCTGCGCCGGATCCACGGGGTCGCCGAGCGGGAGCTGCTGCCGTTCGTGGAGGCCATGCCCACGCGCGCGCACCCCGCGGGCCGCTTCGAACGCCTGCTGGACACCGGCGACCGCTGA
- a CDS encoding SWIM zinc finger family protein, translated as MPELSRDLLLELAGRKSFDRGLDHLGRVSGLRRDAKTVRATVRGQRRYRVRLTAEGAFSWRCDCPWAEEGDCCKHVVAVGLVHLYEREHGGTASSVPDVSSYLHTLDRERLLELLLEEADRSPGLTLALEARAAVASGSPEALRTLFEGALHVTEPVPCEQAAEYARAVHSAVDAVQELERSGRTEDAMELFNAVLSFTSEAKEMVEDPDGEVLSASERLHG; from the coding sequence ATGCCTGAGCTCTCCCGCGATCTGCTGTTGGAACTGGCTGGCAGAAAGTCCTTCGACCGCGGCCTGGACCACCTCGGACGGGTGTCGGGGCTACGCCGGGACGCGAAGACCGTGCGCGCCACCGTCCGCGGACAGCGGCGCTACCGGGTACGGCTCACCGCCGAGGGAGCCTTCTCCTGGCGCTGCGACTGCCCCTGGGCCGAGGAGGGCGACTGCTGCAAGCACGTGGTCGCGGTGGGGCTGGTGCACCTGTACGAACGCGAGCACGGCGGGACCGCGTCCTCCGTACCCGATGTCTCCTCCTACCTGCACACCCTGGACCGCGAACGGTTGTTGGAGCTGCTGCTGGAGGAGGCGGACCGCTCCCCCGGGCTGACCCTGGCCCTGGAGGCACGGGCAGCGGTGGCGTCCGGGAGCCCCGAGGCGCTGCGGACCTTGTTCGAGGGCGCCCTGCACGTCACCGAACCGGTTCCCTGCGAACAGGCGGCCGAGTACGCCCGGGCGGTGCACAGCGCCGTGGACGCCGTACAGGAACTGGAGCGTTCCGGCCGGACCGAGGACGCCATGGAGCTGTTCAACGCGGTGCTCTCCTTCACCAGTGAGGCGAAGGAGATGGTGGAGGACCCCGACGGCGAGGTCCTGTCGGCGTCGGAACGCCTGCACGGGTAA
- a CDS encoding Rrf2 family transcriptional regulator produces MSANSRLTIAAHALTWIGLYQRRGHEVATSEQIATSVNTNPVVIRRLLAKLNKAGLADSRRGAGAGWMLARDLAAITLLDVYQAIEPGPVFALHRATPDPECVVGHGIGPAMTAVYDGVEAALRGELAKTTLEDVLRDVLNAA; encoded by the coding sequence GTGAGCGCCAACAGCAGGCTGACCATCGCGGCGCACGCCCTGACATGGATCGGGCTGTATCAGCGGCGCGGACACGAGGTCGCCACCTCCGAGCAGATCGCGACGAGCGTCAACACCAACCCGGTGGTGATCCGCCGCCTGCTGGCCAAGCTGAACAAGGCCGGCCTGGCCGATTCACGGCGGGGGGCGGGGGCGGGCTGGATGCTCGCGCGGGACCTGGCGGCGATCACCCTGCTCGACGTCTACCAGGCGATCGAACCGGGACCGGTCTTCGCCCTGCATCGCGCGACACCGGACCCCGAGTGCGTCGTGGGCCACGGCATCGGACCGGCGATGACCGCCGTGTACGACGGCGTGGAGGCGGCCCTGCGCGGAGAGCTGGCCAAGACCACGCTGGAGGACGTACTGCGGGACGTCTTGAACGCCGCCTGA